A genomic region of Raphanus sativus cultivar WK10039 chromosome 6, ASM80110v3, whole genome shotgun sequence contains the following coding sequences:
- the LOC108808138 gene encoding U-box domain-containing protein 34, whose product MVVMLTQKGEEMSRGGGGPKAEKGELFVAVAVKGIIGDKLGGAGSRRAVRWAVDNLLPKADRFVMIHVIPTISTIPTPTGDRLPLEEVEERLVEMYVRDVKQEFETVFVPFLKMCKTSSTKCHVETMLLEYDDPAKALLRFIYKSGVNSLVMGSFNSNIFTRRTKGPGVPLTVLQYAPETCEVYVVCRDRITTKSMDPLLNAVPCTSPNAAATARGFLKDGAASFHTVQTQTSSDPGESIEVCTRRSASAKELRLEALSLAYTQPETPQSSKASSATVQEVLRRRGGSDIPQLNYSDFEQPIKPQPKNIENIVREQRDSDLPPATSRKSKKVEIEAEVERLKKELRSTVVKYKQACEELFSTQNKVQVLSSECSKDARRVNNAVEKQELQRKTAALEKERHMKAIKEVEAAKALLAREYCQRQIAEVNALKNYLEKKKVIDQLLGTDQRYRKYTIEEIFIATEGFSPEKVIGEGGYGKVYRCKLDSTPAAVKVVRLETPEKKQEFLKEVEVLSQLRHPHVVLLLGACPDNGCLVYEYLENGSLEEYIFHQKNKPPLPWFIRFRVIFEVACGLAFLHSSKPEPIVHRDLKPGNILLNRNYVSKIADVGLAKLVTDVAPDNVTMYRHSVLAGTLHYIDPEYHRTGTIRLKSDLYAFGIIILQLLTARQPIGLVHSVENAVNKGTLNEMLDKSVTDWPLAETEELARIGLKCAEFRCRDRPDLKEEVIPVLKRLVETANSKIKKERSNLRAPSHYFCPILREIMEEPEIAADGFTYEKKAILAWLEKHNISPVTRQKLDHFKLTPNNTLRSAIHDWKSRVRFSNDVVNITG is encoded by the exons ATGGTGGTAATGTTGACGCAAAAGGGTGAAGAAATGAGCAGGGGTGGCGGGGGTCCAAAGGCAGAGAAGGGTGAGTTGTTTGTAGCGGTCGCCGTAAAGGGTATCATCGGGGATAAGTTGGGAGGCGCAGGAAGCCGCCGTGCAGTACGGTGGGCCGTTGATAACCTCTTACCTAAGGCTGATCGGTTTGTGATGATCCATGTCATTCCAACCATTAGTACTATCCCTACCCCTA CCGGAGACAGATTACCTCTGGAGGAAGTGGAGGAGAGATTGGTGGAGATGTATGTGAGAGACGTGAAACAAGAATTCGAAACAGTCTTCGTACCCTTCTTGAAAATGTGCAAGACTAGTAGTACCAAG TGTCATGTAGAGACCATGTTGCTAGAGTATGATGATCCAGCAAAAGCGCTTCTAAGATTCATATACAAATCAGGAGTGAACAGTTTGGTTATGGGATCATTCAACTCAAACATATTCACACG GAGAACAAAAGGTCCAGGAGTGCCTTTGACCGTCTTACAGTACGCCCCAGAAACATGTGAAGTATACGTTGTATGCAGAGACAGAATCACTACAAAATCTATGGATCCGTTACTCAACGCAG TGCCGTGCACAAGTCCAAACGCTGCCGCGACCGCCCGCGGGTTCCTGAAAGACGGAGCGGCTAGCTTCCACACTGTACAGACTCAAACGTCATCTGATCCTGGAGAATCCATAG AGGTATGCACGAGGAGGTCAGCATCAGCTAAAGAGTTGAGATTGGAGGCATTAAGCCTCGCTTATACTCAACCGGAAACGCCTCAAAGTAGCAAAGCTTCTAGTGCAACAGTTCAAGAGGTTTTAAGGCGCCGTGGAGGATCAGATATTCCACAGCTAAATTACTCAGATTTTGAACAACCAATCAAACCCCAACCAAAAAATATTGAGAACATTGTCAGAGAACAAAGAGACTCTGATTTGCCACCCGCAACATCAAGAAAATCCAAGAAG GTTGAGATCGAAGCAGAGGTAGAGCGTTTGAAAAAGGAGTTAAGAAGTACGGTTGTTAAGTATAAACAAGCTTGTGAAGAGCTCTTCTCCACACAAAACAAG GTTCAAGTGCTGTCGTCTGAATGTTCCAAAGACGCAAGAAGAGTGAACAACGCTGTGGAGAAACAAGAGCTGCAGAGGAAAACCGCGGCGCTGGAGAAAGAGCGGCACATGAAGGCGATTAAAGAGGTGGAAGCGGCGAAAGCATTACTTGCGAGAGAGTATTGTCAGCGACAAATCGCGGAGGTGAACGCTTTAAAGAATtacttggagaagaagaaagtgatcGATCAGCTTTTAGGGACGGATCAACGGTACAGGAAGTACACAATCGAAGAGATTTTTATAGCCACCGAAGGATTCTCGCCGGAGAAAGTGATCGGAGAAGGAGGGTACGGTAAAGTTTACCGTTGTAAGCTTGATAGTACTCCAGCGGCTGTTAAGGTTGTCCGGCTAGAAACACCGGAGAAGAAACAAGAGTTCTTGAAAGAG GTTGAGGTTCTAAGCCAACTACGACACCCACATGTGGTTCTTCTCCTAGGAGCTTGTCCGGACAATGGTTGTCTGGTTTATGAGTATTTAGAAAATGGAAGCCTCGAAGAATACATATTTCATCAGAAAAATAAACCGCCTTTGCCTTGGTTTATCCGGTTTAGGGTTATTTTCGAGGTAGCTTGCGGCTTAGCCTTCTTACACAGCTCTAAACCGGAACCAATTGTTCACCGTGATCTAAAACCAGGAAACATCTTGTTGAACCGAAACTACGTGAGCAAAATCGCAGATGTCGGTCTAGCAAAGTTGGTTACGGATGTTGCACCGGATAATGTTACGATGTACCGGCACTCGGTTCTTGCTGGTACATTGCATTACATTGACCCGGAGTACCATCGAACTGGAACGATTAGACTCAAGTCGGATCTTTACGCGTTTGGGATAATCATTCTTCAACTGTTGACGGCTCGGCAACCAATCGGGCTTGTACATTCTGTTGAAAATGCGGTTAATAAAGGAACATTAAACGAAATGCTAGATAAATCGGTTACAGATTGGCCATTGGCGGAAACCGAGGAGCTGGCACGGATCGGTTTAAAATGTGCCGAGTTTCGGTGCCGAGATAGACCGGATCTTAAAGAAGAGGTTATACCGGTTTTGAAACGGCTTGTAGAGACAGCAAATTCAAAGATAAAGAAAGAACGAAGTAATTTACGTGCACCAAGTCATTACTTTTGTCCCATCTTACGA GAGATAATGGAGGAGCCAGAGATTGCAGCTGATGGATTCACCTATGAGAAGAAAGCGATCTTAGCGTGGCTTGAGAAACACAACATTTCACCAGTAACACGACAAAAGCTCGACCACTTCAAGCTCACACCAAACAATACACTCCGGTCTGCTATTCACGATTGGAAATCAAGAGTCCGGTTTTCTAATGACGTTGTTAATATAACAGGTTGA